Part of the Natrinema salinisoli genome is shown below.
AACCGGTAGCCGACCCGGTCGGCCTCGTCGGAAACTTTCCAGTCGGCGTCGAGGAACCGCTGTCGTCCCTCGTCGGTGAGCCGATAGTCACAGAGTCCCATCACGACGTTGATCTCGCTCTGGGAGTAATCCGGCCGATCCGTCTCATCGATCGAAGTGCCGAGTAGTTCGTTGGTGTCCGCTGACGACTCACCGATCGAGAGTTCATCGCCCTCTTCGAGCGACCGACCCTCGTGGCCGCCGATTCCGATCAGGGTGTACGTCGCACGGCTTCCCATCACCGGCTCGATATCGATACCACCGGCGACTGCGAGATACGCACGTGCGCCTTCCGTCGCGAACTCGAAGTCGAGTGTGTCGCCGGCCTCGGCCTGGACGGCAGTCCACGTCGGGATCGGTTCGTCCTCGAGGGATGGATCCATATCTGCACCGGTAACGGCGAAGACGGTGTCCTCCTCGAACTCGATCTCCGCACCCATATAGGTCATCTCGAGGGTTGCATCTGATTCGTCGTTCCCGACGAGCCAGTTGCCGACTTTGTGGGCGAACTGGTCCATCGCGCCGGAGGGGGGCATTCCGATGTGATAGTGTCCGTAACGGCCGGTATCCTGAACGGTCGTGACGAGTCCACCGTCGAGAATACGCATCAGTCGAGCACCTCCAGAAGCTGCTCGTTGTATCCATGTGGATCGTCGAAGAACGCCTGTATTTCGAACTCGACCCGATCGTAGTTGTACTGGTAGGTCCCGTCTTCGATCTCCGAACGAATTTCATCGTACTCGTCGCGATCGATCTGCCGGAAGTTGAGGATGTCTCCCGGGTTCGGAAGTACCATCGAGTCTTCGAACGCCGACAACTCCTGGTCGATGTCTAACACCTCGACGGGAGTTCGACCGTAGAGCTGATAGCCGCCGGCCCCGGGGACGGGATAGATCGCGGTGAACGCGCCACCGAATCCGATCGCACGGCTCGGTGTCGCCGTCCGCGGCTGCTCGTACTTCGGCACCTCGATCTGCTCGTCGTGTGGAACCATCTGGAAACAAAAGGGAAGCCCGGGGACGAAACCGATCATCGTCACCATGTGCGGCGCGCCGGAGTGGTGGTCGATGAACGCCTGGACGGAATCGAAGCCGTTGAGTTCTGCGGAGTACTCGAGATCCGTCGCGTCCGGGTCTTGATGGCGTTCCCGGAAGTCCATCAGCGTCTCGTGCGTCCACGGATCGTCGTAAAAGACGGGAATATCGAATACCCGTGCCTCCCACTGGTA
Proteins encoded:
- a CDS encoding 5-oxoprolinase subunit B family protein — its product is MSEKTITRQDLPSPRYEYGGDDWVFVELAEEMSFDANFKAQAITQEIRQNSLEGLIEVAPSNASYLIQFDPNVLHPDELIDELKSLEEEIDVSEYQWEARVFDIPVFYDDPWTHETLMDFRERHQDPDATDLEYSAELNGFDSVQAFIDHHSGAPHMVTMIGFVPGLPFCFQMVPHDEQIEVPKYEQPRTATPSRAIGFGGAFTAIYPVPGAGGYQLYGRTPVEVLDIDQELSAFEDSMVLPNPGDILNFRQIDRDEYDEIRSEIEDGTYQYNYDRVEFEIQAFFDDPHGYNEQLLEVLD
- a CDS encoding biotin-dependent carboxyltransferase family protein — translated: MRILDGGLVTTVQDTGRYGHYHIGMPPSGAMDQFAHKVGNWLVGNDESDATLEMTYMGAEIEFEEDTVFAVTGADMDPSLEDEPIPTWTAVQAEAGDTLDFEFATEGARAYLAVAGGIDIEPVMGSRATYTLIGIGGHEGRSLEEGDELSIGESSADTNELLGTSIDETDRPDYSQSEINVVMGLCDYRLTDEGRQRFLDADWKVSDEADRVGYRFEGPDITDMFEEREQPFGAGTDVTNVVDLGYPVGSIQMAGQPIILMRDAVTGGGYVTVGTVVSPERDALAQCRTHSTVDFNAVDVEEALEIRQERDDLLETIQQSL